One window of Kosakonia cowanii JCM 10956 = DSM 18146 genomic DNA carries:
- a CDS encoding trans-sulfuration enzyme family protein gives MKLLATQSVHSGVFHDQHGAVMPPIYATSTFAQPAPGQHTGYEYSRSGNPTRHTLETAIAELEGGTRGYAFASGLAAISTVLELLDSGSHIVAIDDVYGGTYRLIENVRRRSAGLEVSWVKPDDLAGLEAAIRPQTRMIWVETPTNPLLKLVDLQQVAAIARRHNVLSVADNTFASPVIHRPLELGFDIVVHSATKYLNGHSDVVAGLAVVSDNPALAEKLGYLQNAVGGVLDPFSSFLTLRGIRTLSLRVERHSSNALALARWLEQHPQVEKVWFPWLESHPHYQLARKQMALPGGMISVVVKGDDPRATQIIQKLKLFTLAESLGGVESLVSQPFSMTHASIPLEQRLANGITPQLIRLSVGIEDEADLIADWQQALS, from the coding sequence ATGAAATTACTGGCTACGCAGAGCGTCCACAGCGGCGTTTTTCACGACCAACACGGCGCGGTGATGCCGCCGATTTACGCCACCTCCACCTTCGCGCAACCGGCGCCGGGGCAGCATACCGGCTATGAGTATTCACGCAGCGGCAACCCCACCCGCCATACGCTGGAAACGGCGATTGCCGAACTGGAGGGCGGAACGCGCGGCTACGCTTTTGCTTCCGGGCTGGCGGCGATCTCCACGGTGCTGGAGCTGCTGGATAGCGGCAGCCATATCGTGGCGATTGATGATGTTTACGGCGGCACTTATCGCCTGATCGAAAACGTGCGTCGACGTAGCGCCGGGCTTGAGGTGAGCTGGGTAAAACCGGACGATCTGGCCGGGCTGGAAGCGGCGATCCGCCCACAAACGCGGATGATTTGGGTCGAAACGCCGACCAACCCGCTGCTGAAGCTGGTCGATCTGCAACAGGTTGCGGCCATCGCCAGACGCCATAATGTGCTGAGCGTGGCGGATAACACCTTTGCCTCGCCGGTGATCCATCGCCCGCTGGAACTGGGGTTCGACATTGTGGTGCACTCTGCCACCAAATACCTCAACGGGCACTCCGATGTGGTCGCAGGCCTCGCGGTGGTGAGCGATAACCCGGCGCTTGCGGAGAAGCTGGGCTATTTGCAAAACGCGGTCGGCGGCGTGCTTGATCCCTTTAGTAGTTTCCTGACCCTGCGCGGCATCCGCACCTTGTCCCTGCGCGTTGAGCGCCACAGCAGTAACGCGCTGGCGCTGGCCCGCTGGCTGGAGCAGCATCCACAGGTTGAAAAGGTGTGGTTTCCGTGGCTGGAGTCGCACCCGCACTATCAGCTGGCGCGCAAGCAGATGGCGCTGCCGGGCGGCATGATCTCGGTGGTGGTGAAAGGGGACGATCCGCGTGCAACGCAGATCATTCAGAAGCTGAAGCTGTTTACGCTGGCAGAGAGCCTCGGCGGCGTAGAGAGCCTGGTGAGCCAGCCTTTCAGCATGACTCACGCCTCCATTCCGCTCGAACAGCGGCTGGCAAACGGCATCACTCCGCAACTGATCCGTTTATCGGTGGGAATTGAGGATGAAGCGGATCTGATTGCCGACTGGCAGCAGGCTCTGTCGTAA
- a CDS encoding cupin domain-containing protein has product MAYQLNLNWPEFLEKYWQKQPVVLKGAFTNFVDPISPDELAGLAMEPEIDSRIVSHVDGQWQAWNGPFETFDHLGERDWSLLAQAVNHWHAPSAELVEPFRVLPAWRFDDLMISYSVPGGGVGPHIDQYDVFIIQGMGSRRWRVGDKLPMRQFCPHPALLHVDPFQPIIDEDLEPGDILYIPPGFPHDGFTHETAFNYSIGFRGPNGRDLISSFADYALENDLGGEHYSDPDLTCREHTGRVEEHELARVRSMMIAMINDPEHFTRWFGSFITTPRHELDVAPEPDDYPVDEVIGALKEGQRLTRLSGLRALRVGERFFINSECLETAEPQAADALCRYTTIGVQELGSALDNPAFADELTWLVNQGYWYFED; this is encoded by the coding sequence ACCAATTTTGTCGACCCGATTTCGCCCGATGAGCTGGCAGGCCTGGCGATGGAGCCGGAGATCGACAGCCGCATTGTCAGCCACGTCGACGGCCAGTGGCAGGCGTGGAACGGTCCTTTCGAGACGTTCGATCACTTAGGCGAGCGCGACTGGTCCCTGCTGGCGCAGGCGGTGAACCACTGGCATGCGCCCTCCGCCGAGCTGGTGGAGCCGTTTCGCGTACTGCCCGCCTGGCGCTTTGATGATCTGATGATCTCCTACTCCGTGCCGGGCGGCGGCGTTGGCCCGCATATCGACCAGTATGACGTCTTTATTATCCAGGGGATGGGCAGCCGCCGCTGGCGCGTGGGCGATAAGCTGCCGATGCGCCAGTTCTGCCCGCATCCGGCATTGCTGCATGTCGACCCTTTCCAGCCAATCATTGATGAGGATCTTGAGCCAGGCGATATCCTCTACATCCCGCCCGGTTTCCCGCACGATGGCTTTACGCATGAGACTGCTTTCAACTACTCGATTGGTTTTCGTGGGCCGAACGGCCGCGATCTGATCAGCAGCTTTGCGGATTACGCGCTGGAAAACGATCTTGGCGGCGAGCACTACAGCGATCCGGATCTCACCTGCCGTGAACATACTGGCCGGGTTGAGGAGCATGAGCTGGCGCGCGTGCGCAGTATGATGATCGCCATGATCAACGACCCTGAGCATTTCACCCGCTGGTTTGGCAGCTTTATTACCACGCCGCGCCACGAGCTGGATGTGGCACCGGAGCCGGATGATTATCCGGTCGATGAGGTGATCGGCGCACTGAAAGAGGGGCAGAGATTAACGCGTCTCAGCGGGCTGCGCGCCCTGCGCGTCGGCGAGCGGTTCTTTATCAATAGCGAATGTCTGGAGACCGCCGAGCCGCAAGCCGCCGATGCGCTCTGCCGCTACACCACCATTGGCGTGCAGGAGTTGGGCAGCGCGCTGGATAACCCGGCCTTTGCCGACGAGCTGACCTGGCTGGTCAATCAGGGTTACTGGTATTTCGAGGATTAA
- a CDS encoding methionine ABC transporter permease — protein MAESLFPHLKWEQLWAATQETLYMTALSGAATFVLGILLGLALFLTARGGLFQNRALYSVISILVNVFRSIPFIILIVLLIPFTKAIVGSILGANAALPALIVGAAPFYARLVEIALREVDKGVIEATRSMGARLSTLVFRVLLPESSPALVSGITVTLIALVSYSAMAGVIGAGGLGNLAYLEGFQRNHNDVTLVATVTILIIVFIIQFCGDVITSLLDKR, from the coding sequence ATGGCTGAATCACTTTTTCCGCACCTGAAATGGGAGCAACTCTGGGCTGCGACGCAGGAGACGCTCTATATGACCGCGCTTTCGGGCGCAGCAACCTTCGTGCTGGGCATTCTGCTTGGGCTGGCGCTGTTTCTCACCGCGCGCGGCGGGCTGTTCCAGAATCGCGCGCTCTATAGCGTCATTTCGATTCTGGTGAATGTCTTCCGCTCGATTCCGTTCATCATTTTGATTGTGCTGTTAATCCCCTTTACCAAGGCGATTGTCGGCTCGATTCTCGGTGCTAACGCGGCGCTACCGGCGCTGATTGTCGGCGCGGCACCGTTCTATGCGCGGCTGGTGGAGATTGCGCTGCGCGAAGTGGATAAAGGGGTGATTGAGGCGACGCGCTCAATGGGCGCGCGTCTCAGCACCTTAGTCTTTCGGGTGCTGCTTCCCGAATCATCGCCAGCGCTGGTCTCCGGTATTACCGTGACGCTGATTGCGCTGGTGAGCTACAGCGCCATGGCCGGGGTTATCGGCGCAGGCGGTTTGGGCAATCTTGCTTATCTGGAAGGATTCCAGCGGAACCATAACGACGTCACGCTGGTGGCGACGGTGACCATTCTCATCATCGTCTTCATCATCCAGTTCTGCGGCGACGTGATTACTTCTCTGTTAGATAAACGATAA
- a CDS encoding MetQ/NlpA family ABC transporter substrate-binding protein, which yields MKKTLTLIAAATLSVLSFSSWADTLTVGASNVPHAEILEQAKPILAKQGIDLEIKPFQDYILPNTALAGREIDANYFQHIPYLNSVLKDHAGDKTYDFVSAGAIHIEPIGIYSKKYKSLKDLPQGGKIIMRDAVSEEGRILSIFEKEGVIKLKPGIDKVTARIDDIVENPKKLKFLPNVEAALLPQMYNNDEGDAVVINANYAIDAGLDPVHDPIAVESGENNPYANIITVHRGDEKKKDIVALVNVLHSKEIQEWIRTKYKGAVIPVNN from the coding sequence ATGAAAAAGACACTGACACTGATTGCCGCAGCCACCCTCAGCGTGCTGAGTTTCTCCTCCTGGGCCGATACGCTGACCGTTGGCGCCTCTAACGTACCGCACGCGGAAATCCTTGAGCAGGCGAAGCCGATTCTGGCGAAGCAGGGCATCGATCTGGAGATCAAACCGTTCCAGGATTACATCCTGCCGAACACCGCGCTGGCGGGCCGTGAAATCGATGCCAACTACTTCCAGCACATTCCGTATCTGAACAGTGTGCTGAAAGATCACGCGGGCGACAAAACCTATGATTTCGTCAGCGCCGGTGCGATCCATATTGAGCCGATTGGTATCTACTCCAAAAAATACAAATCGCTGAAAGATCTGCCGCAAGGCGGCAAAATCATCATGCGTGACGCGGTCTCTGAAGAAGGGCGTATTCTCTCTATCTTTGAAAAAGAGGGCGTCATCAAGCTGAAGCCGGGCATCGATAAAGTGACCGCGCGCATCGACGATATCGTTGAGAACCCGAAAAAACTGAAGTTCCTGCCGAACGTTGAAGCGGCGCTGCTGCCGCAGATGTACAACAACGATGAAGGCGATGCGGTGGTGATCAACGCCAACTACGCGATTGATGCCGGTCTCGACCCGGTTCACGATCCGATTGCCGTCGAGAGCGGTGAAAATAACCCGTATGCCAACATCATTACCGTGCATCGCGGCGACGAGAAGAAGAAAGATATCGTGGCGCTGGTGAACGTGCTGCACTCAAAAGAGATTCAGGAGTGGATCCGCACCAAATACAAAGGCGCGGTTATTCCGGTAAACAACTAA
- a CDS encoding nitroreductase family protein: protein MFLALAKARRSIYALGKDLPVSHEEAIATIKEAIRQAPSAFHSQTSRALILLDHEHERFWELVRAQMRNVIPAESFHATADKLDGFSAAAGTVLFFEDQEVVSHLQRQYIAYAEHFPVWSEQSSGIAQYAVWLALADKQIGANLQHYHLLIDADVRATWNIPESWTLRAEMNFGAILAPAEEKTFIDDEKRFIVAR from the coding sequence ATGTTTCTCGCGCTGGCGAAAGCGCGCCGCTCGATCTACGCGCTGGGGAAAGATCTGCCGGTATCGCACGAAGAGGCGATCGCCACGATCAAGGAGGCGATCCGCCAGGCACCTTCGGCATTTCATTCGCAAACCTCACGCGCGCTGATCCTGCTCGATCATGAGCATGAACGCTTCTGGGAACTGGTGCGCGCGCAGATGCGCAATGTGATCCCGGCGGAGAGTTTTCACGCCACCGCCGATAAGCTCGATGGTTTCAGCGCGGCGGCCGGCACGGTGCTCTTTTTCGAGGATCAGGAGGTGGTAAGCCACTTGCAGCGCCAGTACATTGCCTATGCCGAGCACTTCCCGGTTTGGTCAGAGCAGAGCAGCGGCATTGCGCAATATGCGGTGTGGCTGGCGCTGGCGGATAAGCAGATTGGCGCGAATTTGCAGCATTATCACCTGTTGATTGATGCCGATGTGCGCGCAACGTGGAATATTCCCGAGAGCTGGACGTTACGCGCCGAGATGAATTTTGGTGCCATCCTCGCGCCAGCAGAGGAGAAGACGTTTATCGACGACGAGAAGCGTTTTATTGTCGCCAGATAA
- a CDS encoding acetyl-CoA C-acetyltransferase: protein MKDVVIVGAVRTPIGCFQGALSRHSAVELGSAVVQALLARSGVQPQDIDEVILGQVLTAGAGQNPARQSAIKGGLPNTVSAITINDVCGSGLKALHLASQAIQCGEADVVIAGGQENMSRAPHVLTDSRTGAQLGNSQLIDSLVHDGLWDAFNDYHMGVTAENLAREYGISRERQDEWALSSQHKARMAIDSGRFRDEIVPVQTQSADGKRVLVDTDEQPRTDASAEALAQLSPAFETSGSVTAGNASPINDGAAAVLMMSAERAEALNLPVLARIRAFASVGVDPALMGIAPVYAMRRCLERAGWQLDDVDLIEANEAYAAQALSVGKILEWDEKRVNVNGGAIALGHPIGASGCRILVSLVHEMQKRKARKGLATLCIGGGQGVALAIERD, encoded by the coding sequence ATGAAAGATGTGGTGATTGTCGGCGCCGTGCGCACGCCAATCGGCTGTTTTCAGGGGGCGCTGTCGCGTCACTCTGCCGTTGAGCTGGGCAGCGCGGTGGTGCAGGCGTTACTGGCGCGCAGCGGCGTGCAGCCGCAGGATATCGATGAGGTGATTCTGGGCCAGGTGCTGACCGCCGGGGCCGGGCAGAACCCGGCGCGCCAGTCGGCGATCAAGGGTGGGCTGCCAAATACGGTTTCCGCGATCACCATCAACGATGTGTGCGGCTCCGGGCTGAAAGCGCTGCATCTCGCCTCGCAGGCGATCCAGTGCGGCGAAGCCGACGTGGTGATTGCCGGCGGCCAGGAGAACATGAGCCGCGCGCCGCATGTATTAACCGATAGCCGCACCGGGGCGCAGCTTGGTAACAGCCAGCTTATCGACAGCCTGGTGCATGACGGGTTATGGGATGCGTTTAATGATTACCATATGGGCGTCACGGCGGAGAACCTGGCGCGGGAATATGGCATCAGCCGCGAGCGCCAGGATGAGTGGGCGCTCAGTTCGCAACATAAAGCGCGGATGGCTATCGACTCCGGTCGTTTTCGCGACGAGATTGTTCCTGTGCAGACTCAGAGCGCCGACGGCAAGCGTGTGCTGGTCGATACCGATGAGCAGCCGCGCACCGATGCCAGTGCTGAAGCGCTGGCGCAGCTCAGCCCGGCTTTTGAAACCAGCGGCTCGGTGACTGCCGGTAACGCATCGCCTATTAATGATGGCGCGGCGGCGGTGCTGATGATGAGCGCGGAACGCGCAGAGGCGCTCAACTTACCGGTACTGGCGCGTATTCGTGCCTTTGCAAGCGTGGGCGTCGATCCGGCGCTGATGGGCATTGCGCCGGTTTACGCCATGCGGCGTTGCCTTGAGCGCGCTGGCTGGCAGCTGGATGATGTCGACCTGATTGAAGCCAATGAGGCTTATGCCGCGCAGGCGCTATCGGTGGGGAAAATCCTTGAGTGGGATGAGAAGCGCGTCAACGTCAATGGCGGCGCGATTGCGCTCGGCCATCCGATTGGCGCCTCCGGCTGTCGCATCCTGGTGTCGCTGGTGCATGAGATGCAAAAGCGTAAGGCGCGCAAAGGACTGGCAACACTCTGTATTGGTGGTGGCCAGGGCGTCGCGCTGGCCATCGAGCGTGACTAA
- a CDS encoding methionine ABC transporter ATP-binding protein, which translates to MIVLRNISKIFDQGKASITAVDNVNLTVEQGQIYGIIGYSGAGKSTLIRLLNGLEKPTNGSVVINGQDIAAARGEALRQARLKISMVFQHFNLLWSRTVSENIAFSMQIAGAPKKAINARVAELIELVGLKGRENAYPSQLSGGQKQRVGIARALANNPDVLLCDEATSALDPQTTDQILDLLLDINRRFKLTIVLITHEMHVVRKICDRVAVMEEGRVVEEGDVLQVFTHPQQPITKQFVRQVSQYKEEEAFNPDLNSDLDGTVIKLTFTGHSTHQPIVGELTLRYGLPFNILHGKMSQTAHGVFGQLWVHVVATPEQLNNILTDLGKSNIESEVVTHG; encoded by the coding sequence ATGATCGTCCTCAGGAATATCTCCAAGATCTTCGACCAGGGAAAGGCATCGATTACCGCCGTCGACAACGTCAATCTGACGGTTGAGCAGGGGCAAATTTATGGAATTATCGGTTACAGCGGTGCGGGCAAAAGTACGCTGATCCGCTTACTGAACGGGCTGGAAAAACCGACCAACGGCAGCGTGGTGATTAATGGTCAGGACATTGCCGCCGCGCGTGGTGAAGCCCTGCGCCAGGCGCGCCTGAAGATCAGCATGGTCTTTCAGCATTTCAACCTTTTATGGTCGCGCACGGTAAGCGAGAACATCGCCTTTTCCATGCAGATCGCCGGTGCACCGAAGAAAGCGATCAACGCGCGCGTTGCCGAGTTGATTGAGCTGGTGGGGCTAAAAGGGCGCGAAAATGCCTATCCGTCACAGCTGAGCGGTGGGCAGAAACAGCGTGTCGGCATTGCCCGCGCACTTGCCAACAATCCCGATGTGTTGCTCTGCGATGAAGCCACCTCGGCGCTCGACCCGCAAACCACCGATCAGATCCTCGACCTGCTGCTTGATATCAATCGCCGCTTCAAGCTGACGATTGTGCTGATCACCCATGAAATGCACGTTGTGCGCAAGATTTGCGACCGCGTCGCGGTGATGGAGGAGGGCAGAGTGGTGGAAGAGGGCGATGTGCTGCAGGTCTTTACCCATCCGCAGCAGCCGATCACCAAACAGTTTGTGCGCCAGGTGAGCCAGTATAAAGAAGAGGAAGCCTTTAACCCGGATCTGAACAGCGATCTCGACGGCACGGTGATTAAGCTGACCTTTACCGGCCACAGCACCCATCAGCCGATTGTCGGCGAACTGACGCTGCGCTACGGCCTGCCGTTTAACATTCTGCACGGCAAGATGTCGCAAACCGCGCACGGCGTATTTGGGCAATTATGGGTGCACGTGGTGGCCACCCCGGAACAACTGAACAACATTCTTACCGATCTCGGCAAGAGCAACATTGAGAGCGAGGTCGTGACCCATGGCTGA
- a CDS encoding pyridoxal-phosphate dependent enzyme — protein sequence MSLFHSVTELIGNTPLLQLHKLPTGPCELFLKLENQNPGGSIKDRVALSMITEAERQGVLAPGGTIIEATAGNTGLGLALIAAQKGYSLVLVVPDKMSREKIFHLRALGAKVVITRSDVNKGHPAYYQDYARRLADETPGAFYIDQFNNAANPLAHATSTAPELFAQLEGKIDAIVVGVGSGGTLGGLQAWFAEHSPDTEFVLADPAGSILADQVETGRYGEPGAWLVEGIGEDFIPPLAQLDGVRQAFRISDKEAFATARLLLQQEGILAGSSTGTLLSAALRYCQAQTSPKRVVTFACDSGNKYLSKMFNDDWMRQQGLLTRPSQGDLTDFIALRHDEGATVTASPDDSLATVLARMRLYDISQLPVLENGQLVGLVDEWDLISHVQGDSERFALPVKAAMTRNLEVLDKHAPESAMRDIFDRGLVVVITDNGRFVGLITRSDVLTTWRNRLEQ from the coding sequence ATGTCACTTTTTCATTCAGTAACTGAATTAATTGGTAATACACCGCTGCTGCAACTGCACAAATTACCGACCGGGCCATGCGAACTGTTTTTAAAACTGGAAAACCAGAACCCCGGCGGCTCGATAAAAGACCGCGTCGCGCTGTCGATGATCACTGAGGCTGAGCGGCAAGGCGTGCTGGCACCGGGCGGAACGATTATCGAAGCCACGGCGGGCAATACCGGCCTTGGGCTGGCGCTGATCGCCGCGCAAAAGGGCTACTCGCTGGTGCTGGTGGTGCCCGACAAAATGAGCCGCGAGAAGATTTTCCACCTGCGCGCGCTGGGGGCGAAGGTGGTGATCACCCGCTCCGATGTGAATAAAGGCCATCCGGCTTATTACCAGGATTATGCGCGCCGTCTCGCCGACGAGACGCCGGGCGCGTTCTATATCGACCAGTTTAATAACGCTGCTAACCCGCTGGCGCATGCCACCTCTACCGCGCCGGAACTCTTCGCGCAGCTGGAAGGGAAAATCGATGCCATTGTGGTGGGTGTCGGCTCCGGCGGGACGCTCGGCGGGTTGCAGGCATGGTTTGCCGAACACTCTCCCGACACCGAATTTGTGCTCGCCGATCCGGCAGGCTCCATTCTTGCTGACCAGGTGGAGACGGGGCGCTACGGCGAACCCGGCGCGTGGCTGGTTGAGGGGATCGGCGAAGACTTTATCCCGCCGCTGGCACAACTCGACGGCGTGCGTCAGGCGTTTCGCATTAGCGATAAAGAGGCCTTTGCCACCGCGCGCCTGCTGCTGCAACAGGAAGGGATTCTCGCCGGTTCCTCTACCGGCACGCTGCTGAGCGCGGCGCTGCGCTACTGCCAGGCGCAAACCTCGCCGAAGCGGGTGGTCACGTTTGCCTGCGACAGTGGGAATAAATATCTCTCAAAAATGTTCAACGATGACTGGATGCGCCAGCAGGGTTTGCTGACGCGCCCGTCGCAGGGCGATCTGACGGACTTTATTGCGCTTCGCCATGACGAAGGGGCAACGGTGACCGCCTCGCCCGACGATAGCCTTGCAACGGTGCTGGCGCGCATGCGGCTGTATGACATTTCGCAGCTCCCGGTGCTGGAAAATGGCCAGCTTGTCGGGCTGGTTGATGAGTGGGATCTGATAAGCCATGTGCAGGGCGACAGCGAGCGCTTCGCCCTGCCGGTGAAGGCAGCGATGACCCGCAATCTGGAAGTGCTGGATAAACACGCGCCGGAAAGCGCCATGCGTGACATTTTCGATCGCGGTCTGGTGGTGGTGATCACCGATAACGGCCGCTTTGTCGGCCTGATAACCCGCAGCGATGTCTTAACAACCTGGCGTAATCGACTGGAACAATAA
- a CDS encoding diguanylate cyclase, which produces MNNDKKEHDHRDEEIRHLFELLNNNSDWVWEVDAQGRYTWSSDVVTDLLGVSPEEVIGKTPFDFMPPGEAERVAGAFGAIVAEKRAFSGLVNRNQRADGGIVVLETSGVPLFDEQGELRGYRGIDRNISNLGERVLQLETIYDTTAVALCMIDSRGHLVMFNKAMAKLLGDSAPKDTHCHFQQLMPAFWPFFVADFALAKAGGVPPSRELSWHERSYDIQAVPVRDAMDIVVGLSVTWVDITERRLAEQKLANANKVLQQYAQHDHLTGLFNRRYMDERLLQEINRALQEGFPLSVCLADIDYFKYYNDSQGHQAGDDCLRLVATTLTSARLRSNNNVSRYGGEEFLIILPGTSLAQAMRVAEGVRHDISALRRPHAASPTGFLTISIGVATLQSDLLPLDEKPLHMIASGLIHRADTALYAAKKQGRNQVVSARDMPTTSQGA; this is translated from the coding sequence ATGAATAATGATAAAAAAGAGCACGATCACAGGGATGAAGAGATCAGGCATCTGTTTGAATTATTAAATAATAATTCAGACTGGGTCTGGGAAGTGGATGCACAAGGGCGTTACACCTGGTCGTCAGACGTGGTGACGGATCTCCTGGGTGTTTCCCCGGAAGAGGTGATTGGCAAAACGCCTTTCGATTTTATGCCGCCCGGTGAAGCCGAGCGCGTCGCGGGGGCATTTGGTGCCATCGTGGCGGAGAAGCGCGCCTTTTCCGGGCTGGTCAACCGCAACCAGCGCGCCGATGGCGGCATTGTGGTGCTGGAGACCAGCGGCGTTCCGCTTTTCGATGAGCAGGGCGAGCTGCGCGGTTATCGCGGCATCGACAGAAATATCTCCAATCTCGGCGAACGCGTGCTGCAACTGGAGACCATTTACGACACCACCGCCGTGGCGCTCTGCATGATCGACAGCCGCGGGCATCTGGTAATGTTCAATAAAGCGATGGCGAAACTGCTCGGCGACAGTGCGCCAAAAGATACTCATTGCCATTTTCAGCAGCTGATGCCGGCGTTCTGGCCCTTCTTCGTTGCCGATTTTGCCTTAGCAAAAGCGGGCGGCGTGCCGCCGTCGCGCGAGCTGAGCTGGCATGAGCGCAGTTACGATATTCAGGCGGTGCCGGTGCGCGACGCGATGGACATTGTGGTCGGATTATCGGTCACCTGGGTTGATATCACCGAGCGTCGCCTGGCGGAGCAGAAGCTGGCGAACGCCAATAAGGTGTTGCAGCAGTATGCCCAGCACGATCACCTGACAGGGCTGTTTAACCGCCGCTATATGGATGAGCGCCTGTTGCAGGAGATTAACCGCGCGCTGCAGGAGGGGTTCCCGCTCTCGGTCTGCCTGGCGGATATCGACTATTTCAAATACTACAACGACTCGCAGGGCCACCAGGCGGGGGATGACTGCCTGCGGCTGGTTGCCACTACGCTGACCTCGGCGCGGCTGCGCAGCAACAACAATGTCAGCCGCTACGGCGGGGAGGAGTTTTTGATTATCCTGCCCGGCACCAGCCTGGCGCAGGCGATGCGCGTCGCCGAAGGGGTACGGCATGATATCAGTGCCCTCCGGCGTCCGCACGCTGCCAGCCCGACCGGCTTTTTGACCATCAGCATCGGCGTCGCGACCCTGCAAAGCGATCTCCTGCCCCTTGATGAAAAACCGCTGCATATGATTGCCAGCGGGTTAATTCACCGGGCGGATACTGCGCTCTACGCCGCGAAAAAGCAGGGCCGCAATCAGGTGGTCTCTGCCAGAGATATGCCAACCACTTCGCAGGGCGCCTGA